One window of Cupriavidus oxalaticus genomic DNA carries:
- a CDS encoding PAS domain-containing sensor histidine kinase, whose amino-acid sequence MDVELQRAILNNIPDQAWLKDAGSRYVLVNDAFMAACGRTEAEIVGSTPDQVWSAEWGQVYLDTDKAVVDSGVRRRYEESRHGKDGSVRWFDTIKMPIHNPGGEVIGTVGISRDITDRKRSEQELLASRAQLRELSAHLQSVREAERTRISRELHDELGQSLTALRLGLSYIEAQQGPAADDAYRKHVQMLKEIADSTVEAVQRIAADLRPPVLDELGLASAIEWLVESLSERTGIACEKALQPVADLGAEVSTAVFRIAQEALTNACRHGQADRVRVELAEAGGMLRLVVADNGCGIDTSVTGRRRSLGLLGMRERALMLGGKLVVSSEKGHGTRIEALVPRDAGIASGDSR is encoded by the coding sequence ATGGATGTCGAACTGCAGCGCGCCATATTGAACAACATCCCGGACCAGGCCTGGCTGAAGGATGCCGGCTCGCGCTACGTGCTGGTCAATGACGCGTTCATGGCCGCATGCGGACGGACCGAGGCCGAGATCGTGGGCAGCACGCCGGACCAGGTCTGGTCGGCGGAATGGGGCCAGGTCTACCTCGATACCGACAAGGCGGTGGTCGACAGCGGCGTGCGCCGCCGCTACGAAGAAAGCCGGCATGGCAAGGACGGCAGCGTGCGCTGGTTCGACACCATCAAGATGCCGATCCACAACCCGGGCGGCGAGGTCATCGGCACGGTGGGGATCTCGCGCGATATCACCGACCGCAAGCGCTCCGAGCAGGAGCTGCTGGCCTCGCGCGCGCAGCTGCGCGAGCTGTCCGCGCACCTGCAATCCGTGCGCGAGGCGGAACGCACCCGCATCTCGCGCGAGCTGCACGATGAGCTGGGGCAGTCGCTGACGGCGCTGCGCCTGGGGCTTAGTTACATCGAGGCGCAGCAGGGCCCGGCTGCCGACGACGCGTACCGCAAGCATGTGCAGATGCTCAAGGAGATCGCCGATTCGACCGTGGAAGCCGTGCAGCGCATTGCGGCCGACCTGCGCCCGCCGGTGCTGGACGAACTGGGGCTGGCCTCGGCGATCGAGTGGCTGGTCGAGTCATTGTCGGAGCGCACTGGCATTGCCTGCGAGAAGGCGCTCCAGCCGGTGGCGGACCTCGGTGCGGAAGTCAGCACCGCGGTCTTCCGGATCGCGCAGGAAGCGCTGACCAATGCCTGCCGCCATGGCCAGGCCGATCGCGTGCGCGTCGAGCTGGCCGAGGCGGGCGGCATGCTGCGGCTGGTGGTCGCCGACAATGGCTGCGGCATCGATACTTCCGTCACCGGCCGCCGCCGCAGCCTGGGTTTGCTCGGCATGCGCGAGCGCGCGCTGATGCTGGGCGGCAAGCTGGTGGTGAGCAGCGAGAAAGGCCACGGCACACGCATCGAGGCGCTGGTTCCGCGCGATGCCGGTATTGCGAGCGGAGACAGCAGATGA
- a CDS encoding acyl-CoA dehydrogenase family protein — MHKRMGVEAEDLEIADAIGRFAQSELAPNAAAVDRDETSTTRYVPQLAELGLMGMNLPERWGGTETSPVALILSLAEVAKACASTSSMIGAHYLATDSILIGGDDSLRARYLPDAAAGRKLGAFALTEPRAGSNPADMATRATPESDGYRLRGVKHFISNADAADFIVVYAKTDPAAGTRGISAFVVDRHSAGVEVAPAEKLMGIRGAPAHEVALDCFVPAANRLGAEGSGFRTAMKVLDNSRLDVAATSLGISEAALACAVDWARQRQVGGEPLARKQGLQWMFADMRTRLEAAWLLTLQAAVRRRDGEPFTEHASMAKLYASETVAFVTDTALQIHGGYGFTREMPLERLVRDARILRIYEGSSEIQRTVIARAVLA; from the coding sequence ATGCATAAGCGAATGGGCGTCGAAGCGGAAGACCTGGAGATCGCCGACGCGATCGGCCGCTTCGCGCAGAGCGAGCTGGCCCCGAACGCCGCCGCGGTGGATCGCGACGAAACCTCCACCACGCGCTACGTGCCGCAGCTTGCCGAGCTCGGCCTGATGGGCATGAACCTGCCCGAACGCTGGGGCGGCACCGAGACCTCGCCGGTCGCGCTGATCCTGTCGCTGGCCGAAGTCGCGAAGGCCTGCGCGTCGACCTCGTCGATGATCGGCGCGCACTACCTGGCCACCGACTCCATCCTGATCGGCGGCGACGACAGCCTGCGCGCACGCTACCTGCCCGACGCCGCCGCCGGCCGCAAGCTTGGCGCGTTCGCGCTGACCGAGCCGCGCGCCGGTTCCAACCCCGCCGACATGGCCACGCGCGCCACCCCCGAAAGCGACGGCTACCGCCTGCGCGGCGTCAAGCACTTCATCTCCAACGCCGACGCCGCGGACTTTATCGTCGTCTACGCCAAGACCGATCCCGCGGCCGGCACGCGCGGCATCAGCGCCTTCGTGGTGGACCGGCACAGCGCCGGCGTGGAGGTCGCGCCCGCCGAGAAGCTGATGGGCATCCGCGGCGCGCCGGCGCACGAGGTGGCGCTGGACTGCTTCGTTCCCGCGGCAAACCGGCTGGGAGCGGAAGGCAGCGGCTTCCGCACGGCGATGAAGGTGCTCGACAACAGCCGCCTCGACGTGGCCGCCACCAGCCTCGGCATCAGCGAAGCGGCGCTGGCGTGCGCGGTCGACTGGGCCAGGCAGCGCCAGGTCGGCGGCGAGCCGCTGGCGCGCAAGCAGGGCCTGCAGTGGATGTTCGCGGACATGCGCACGCGGCTCGAAGCCGCCTGGCTGCTGACGCTGCAGGCCGCGGTGCGGCGCCGTGACGGCGAGCCCTTCACCGAGCATGCATCGATGGCCAAGCTCTATGCCTCGGAGACGGTCGCCTTCGTCACCGATACCGCCTTGCAGATCCACGGCGGCTACGGCTTCACGCGCGAGATGCCGCTGGAGCGGCTGGTGCGCGATGCGCGCATCCTGCGCATCTACGAAGGCTCGTCGGAGATCCAGCGCACGGTGATTGCGCGCGCGGTGCTGGCGTAG
- a CDS encoding DUF3820 family protein has protein sequence MTPFDSDALKRLVSVAMPYGKHKGTVIADLPGNYLNWFAREGFPPGEIGGLLALMHELDHNGLSHLLKPLRGRG, from the coding sequence ATGACTCCGTTCGATTCCGACGCACTGAAGCGGCTGGTCAGCGTCGCCATGCCCTATGGCAAGCACAAGGGCACGGTGATTGCCGACCTGCCGGGCAACTACCTGAACTGGTTCGCCCGCGAAGGCTTCCCGCCAGGGGAGATTGGCGGGCTGCTGGCGCTGATGCACGAGCTCGACCACAACGGCCTGTCGCACCTGCTCAAGCCGTTGCGCGGGCGCGGCTAG
- a CDS encoding DUF1097 domain-containing protein, with the protein MKKLPAEVVASLLAITTVPIAAHASHLPPWAIFISWAATFAMGGPTPENLKKIWPTLPVGSLFAFVIVLCFRQAAEQYSGPALIAAEMVILFMLNAGMMFLARVFYTLRFIPGMFFGFASYFATLFGGFGPTPGDPVAALGAVIAMNAMGPAYAWIKARYSAPESLVERSWQAHKREA; encoded by the coding sequence ATGAAGAAGCTGCCTGCCGAAGTCGTGGCCTCGCTGCTGGCCATCACCACCGTTCCCATTGCCGCGCATGCGTCGCACCTGCCGCCGTGGGCCATCTTTATCAGCTGGGCCGCCACCTTTGCCATGGGCGGGCCCACGCCGGAGAACCTGAAGAAGATCTGGCCGACCTTGCCGGTGGGGTCGCTGTTCGCGTTCGTGATCGTGCTGTGCTTCCGGCAGGCCGCCGAGCAGTACTCGGGGCCGGCGCTGATCGCGGCGGAGATGGTGATCCTGTTCATGCTCAACGCCGGCATGATGTTCCTGGCGCGCGTGTTCTACACGCTGCGTTTCATTCCCGGCATGTTCTTCGGCTTTGCCTCCTACTTCGCCACGCTGTTCGGGGGCTTCGGGCCCACGCCGGGCGATCCCGTCGCCGCGCTGGGTGCCGTCATTGCCATGAATGCAATGGGCCCGGCCTATGCCTGGATCAAGGCGCGCTACTCGGCGCCGGAAAGCCTGGTCGAGCGGTCGTGGCAGGCGCACAAGCGCGAAGCCTGA
- a CDS encoding c-type cytochrome has translation MKATIAPALLALALLGAGHAGAAPQDIKLPAENVKLKPARLPGYGIAMQKCAICHSADYVSYQPPGLSLAQWTAEMKKMQQAYGAPIDDAEVEQLGAYLAVAYGSAKAKDPEIVAIAQKAGKPAAAAPAPGAAAASVDVQGLLAKNACLSCHSVTQKVVGPAYHEVAVRYKNDAQAQAKLETSIRGGSSGKWGAVPMPPFASLKPEEVRALAAYVRQQ, from the coding sequence ATGAAAGCAACCATCGCCCCCGCGCTGCTGGCGCTCGCCTTGCTCGGTGCCGGCCATGCCGGCGCCGCGCCGCAGGACATCAAGCTGCCGGCGGAAAACGTCAAGCTCAAGCCCGCCAGGCTGCCGGGCTACGGCATCGCCATGCAGAAATGCGCGATCTGCCATTCGGCCGACTACGTCTCCTACCAGCCGCCCGGGCTAAGCCTGGCGCAGTGGACCGCCGAGATGAAGAAGATGCAGCAGGCCTACGGCGCGCCGATCGACGATGCCGAAGTCGAGCAGCTCGGCGCCTACCTGGCCGTGGCCTATGGCTCGGCCAAGGCGAAGGATCCCGAGATCGTGGCGATCGCGCAGAAGGCCGGCAAGCCGGCTGCAGCGGCGCCTGCTCCCGGCGCCGCGGCCGCGAGCGTCGACGTGCAGGGGCTGCTGGCAAAGAATGCCTGCCTGAGCTGCCACAGCGTGACGCAGAAGGTGGTCGGACCGGCCTACCATGAGGTCGCCGTGCGCTACAAGAACGATGCGCAGGCCCAGGCGAAGCTCGAAACCAGCATCCGCGGCGGCAGCAGCGGCAAGTGGGGTGCGGTGCCGATGCCGCCGTTTGCCAGCCTGAAGCCGGAAGAAGTGCGCGCGCTGGCGGCATACGTGCGCCAGCAATAA
- the ggt gene encoding gamma-glutamyltransferase — MKHTIEVDPCGGTSRRAFLASSAALAGSTILAPASAEAAQDAAPAARGVLAHSDAGMVTSPHGLASQAGLEVLKAGGNAIEAAIAIGAVLSVTYPHFTGLGGDAFLVTSDRDGNVRSFSGIGQAAAETPGYSGAIPLRGPGAALTAAATVAIWDRAFAFGKSQWGGTQSWSTLLGRATEYAANGFPVTPSQCFWQEFRAADLPAWGGFGRVFAPDGRMPKPGEMFRQPELARTLERLATQGGREFYEGDIAGRLAAGLAQAGSPLRAGDLARCQAREEVPLRVAYRGGELLGLRPPTQGVTTLEIMGILDRFDLSAVPEGSADYYHLLVEAVKLAFLDRNRYVADPDFVDVPVDRLLSRRHLDAQAQRIRMARAMPWPHVYQPGDTVYIGAADREGRCVSMLQTVYFDWGSGVVVGDTGVLWHNRGASFSLDPASPNVLQGGKRPFHTLNPGIYLKDGRPRLLYGTQGADGQPQTLAAVLTRMIDYGMDPLTALGRPRFLLGKTFSDSRDSLKLEQDAGRQVFSELAARGHQLSPIPAQSQLAGHPGAIRIGPKGQLAGAHDPRSDGRALGL; from the coding sequence ATGAAACATACGATTGAAGTCGACCCCTGCGGCGGCACCTCGCGCAGGGCTTTCCTGGCAAGTTCAGCAGCGCTGGCGGGCAGCACGATCCTGGCGCCCGCAAGCGCCGAGGCGGCGCAGGACGCCGCGCCCGCGGCGCGCGGCGTCCTGGCGCATTCGGATGCGGGCATGGTCACCAGCCCGCATGGGCTCGCCAGCCAGGCGGGACTGGAAGTGCTGAAGGCAGGCGGCAATGCGATCGAGGCAGCGATTGCGATCGGCGCGGTGCTGAGCGTGACCTATCCGCATTTCACCGGTCTGGGCGGCGATGCCTTCCTGGTGACCAGCGACCGCGACGGCAACGTGCGCTCGTTCTCCGGGATCGGGCAGGCCGCCGCCGAAACGCCGGGCTACAGCGGCGCCATCCCGTTGCGCGGGCCGGGCGCCGCGCTGACCGCGGCCGCGACGGTCGCGATCTGGGACCGCGCCTTTGCCTTCGGCAAGAGCCAGTGGGGCGGTACCCAGTCATGGTCGACGCTGCTGGGGCGCGCCACCGAGTACGCCGCCAACGGCTTCCCGGTCACGCCGTCGCAATGCTTCTGGCAGGAGTTCCGCGCCGCGGACCTGCCGGCCTGGGGCGGCTTCGGCCGCGTGTTCGCCCCCGACGGGCGCATGCCGAAGCCGGGCGAAATGTTCCGCCAGCCCGAACTGGCGCGCACGCTGGAGCGGCTGGCGACGCAGGGCGGGCGGGAGTTCTATGAGGGCGACATCGCCGGCCGGCTTGCGGCAGGGCTGGCGCAGGCCGGCTCGCCGTTGCGCGCTGGCGACCTGGCGCGCTGCCAGGCACGCGAGGAAGTGCCGCTGCGCGTGGCCTACCGTGGCGGCGAACTGCTGGGCCTGCGTCCGCCCACGCAGGGCGTGACGACGCTGGAGATCATGGGGATCCTCGACCGCTTCGACCTGTCGGCCGTGCCCGAGGGCAGCGCCGACTACTACCACCTGCTGGTCGAAGCCGTGAAGCTGGCGTTCCTGGATCGCAATCGCTACGTCGCCGATCCCGATTTCGTCGACGTGCCGGTGGACCGGCTGCTGTCGCGCCGGCACCTCGATGCGCAGGCGCAACGCATCCGCATGGCACGGGCCATGCCGTGGCCGCATGTGTACCAGCCCGGCGATACGGTGTACATCGGCGCGGCCGACCGCGAGGGCCGCTGCGTCAGCATGCTGCAGACGGTGTATTTCGACTGGGGCAGCGGCGTGGTGGTGGGCGACACGGGCGTACTCTGGCACAACCGCGGCGCATCGTTCAGCCTCGATCCCGCCAGCCCCAACGTGTTGCAGGGCGGCAAGCGGCCCTTCCACACGCTGAACCCGGGCATCTACCTCAAGGACGGCCGCCCCCGGCTGCTATATGGCACGCAGGGCGCCGACGGACAGCCGCAGACGCTGGCGGCGGTGCTGACGCGGATGATCGACTACGGCATGGACCCGCTGACCGCGCTCGGCCGGCCGCGCTTCCTGCTGGGCAAGACTTTCTCCGACAGCCGCGACAGCCTCAAGCTGGAGCAGGACGCCGGCAGGCAGGTGTTCAGTGAGCTGGCGGCGCGCGGCCACCAGCTGAGCCCGATCCCGGCGCAGAGCCAGCTGGCCGGGCATCCGGGCGCGATCCGGATCGGACCGAAAGGGCAGCTTGCCGGCGCGCACGACCCGCGCAGCGACGGACGCGCGCTGGGGCTGTAG
- a CDS encoding amidohydrolase family protein, with product MQLDLLIRDACVRDDAPLTDIAIRDGRIAAIEPGIDAPAHEVIEAGGRAAIPGLVEPHLHLDKALLHRRLPARLGTLDEAIRVTGILKSKQQRHDVLDRSRQVLDMAVRHGTVAIRAHPDVDLIQGLIGVETLLELKAEYHDLLDLQIVAFPQEGILKSQGTRELMIAAMDMGADVVGGCPYNELSWADTMRHIDMVFELAQRYDAPVDMHADFADDTADQRFAAVEYIARKTIECGYQGRVSLGHVTSLGALDTAQLEPLVAQLRDAGISIVTLPATDLYLGGRKDAQNQRRGLTPVKALHHGGLNVAYSSNNIRNAFTPFGKADMLQIGNMLAHVAQFGVPEHQLAVLGMGTHNAARAIGLQDSYGLEVGRQADIVILDTFKVADALIDIPPRLWVVKRGRITVVTQHRCDIRRHHCCAH from the coding sequence ATGCAGCTGGACCTGCTGATCCGGGATGCGTGCGTCCGCGACGACGCGCCCCTGACCGACATCGCCATCCGCGACGGGCGCATTGCCGCCATCGAACCCGGCATCGACGCGCCGGCGCACGAAGTGATCGAAGCCGGCGGCCGTGCCGCCATTCCGGGCCTGGTGGAACCGCACCTGCACCTGGACAAGGCACTGCTGCATCGCCGGCTGCCCGCCAGGCTTGGCACGCTGGACGAGGCCATCCGCGTCACCGGCATCCTGAAGAGCAAGCAGCAGCGGCACGACGTGCTGGACCGCTCGCGCCAAGTGCTGGACATGGCGGTCCGGCATGGCACCGTCGCAATCCGCGCCCATCCCGACGTCGACCTGATACAGGGACTGATCGGGGTGGAGACGCTGCTGGAGCTCAAGGCGGAATACCACGACCTGCTCGACCTGCAGATCGTGGCCTTCCCCCAGGAGGGCATCCTGAAGTCGCAGGGCACGCGCGAGCTGATGATCGCGGCCATGGACATGGGCGCCGACGTGGTCGGCGGCTGCCCTTACAACGAGCTGAGCTGGGCCGACACCATGCGCCATATCGACATGGTGTTCGAGCTGGCGCAACGCTATGACGCGCCGGTCGACATGCATGCCGACTTTGCCGACGACACCGCCGACCAGCGCTTTGCCGCCGTCGAGTACATCGCGCGGAAGACCATCGAATGCGGCTACCAGGGCCGCGTCTCGCTCGGCCATGTGACCAGCCTGGGCGCGCTCGACACGGCGCAGCTGGAGCCGCTGGTGGCGCAATTGCGCGACGCCGGCATCAGCATCGTGACCCTGCCCGCGACCGACCTGTACCTGGGCGGGCGCAAGGACGCGCAGAACCAGCGCCGCGGGCTGACGCCGGTGAAGGCGCTGCATCACGGCGGGCTCAACGTCGCGTATTCGTCCAACAATATCCGCAATGCCTTCACGCCGTTCGGCAAGGCCGACATGCTGCAGATCGGCAATATGCTCGCGCACGTGGCGCAGTTCGGCGTGCCGGAGCACCAGCTCGCTGTGCTCGGCATGGGCACGCACAACGCCGCGCGCGCGATCGGGCTGCAGGACAGCTATGGCCTGGAAGTGGGCCGGCAGGCCGATATCGTGATCCTCGACACCTTCAAGGTGGCGGACGCGCTGATCGACATTCCGCCGCGCCTGTGGGTGGTCAAGCGCGGGCGGATCACGGTGGTGACGCAGCACCGCTGCGACATCCGCCGGCACCATTGCTGCGCGCACTGA
- a CDS encoding SRPBCC domain-containing protein, with translation MHFSPCQTRRRHEDDGTRYTARVMHPDEATRKQHEELGFHEGWNTCFTQLEEFAAQLK, from the coding sequence TTGCATTTTTCTCCTTGCCAGACGCGCCGTCGCCACGAAGACGATGGCACGCGCTACACCGCGCGCGTGATGCATCCGGACGAAGCCACGCGCAAGCAGCATGAAGAGCTGGGCTTCCACGAGGGCTGGAATACCTGCTTCACGCAGCTGGAAGAATTTGCTGCGCAGCTGAAGTGA
- a CDS encoding CaiB/BaiF CoA transferase family protein encodes MTHSNLPDVPDLPLAGLRVIDFSRVLAGPYCTALLGDLGAEVIKVEPPGGDDYRAVGPFSDGKSGLFSAMNRNKQSIVIDLKTDDGLAVARALCRGADVVVENFRPGVADKLGIGYAALRELNPPLVYASVSGFGQTGPESHRPAYDIILQAMCGLMDATGAPDGAPTMLGEAVSDAVSGLFASWGVLAALLAREKTGRGTHVDVSMFDATLSLSATLVARYAATGLAPRRVGNRHPSSAPFGAYRAADGFYVVAVLNNKLFQALADAIGQPAMAHDPRFADDETRCRFESDLRAMLESWSATRTVAEVNAVLGAAGIPVAPIRNVKEALESEHAAHRRLLTEVPGTDGGTVRLPSQPVKFSAYGANRVTPAPALGQHTGAILAAHDFSNFNKEKQHA; translated from the coding sequence ATGACGCATTCCAACCTGCCTGATGTGCCCGATCTCCCGCTAGCCGGCCTGCGCGTGATCGATTTCTCGCGCGTGCTCGCCGGCCCGTATTGCACCGCGTTGCTCGGCGACCTCGGCGCCGAAGTCATCAAGGTAGAGCCGCCCGGCGGCGACGACTATCGCGCGGTCGGTCCCTTCTCCGACGGCAAGAGCGGCCTGTTCTCGGCGATGAACCGCAACAAGCAGAGCATCGTGATCGACCTGAAGACGGACGACGGCCTGGCTGTCGCCCGCGCGCTGTGCCGCGGTGCCGACGTGGTGGTGGAAAACTTCCGCCCCGGCGTGGCGGACAAGCTCGGCATCGGTTACGCCGCGCTGCGCGAACTGAACCCGCCGCTGGTCTATGCCAGCGTGTCGGGCTTTGGCCAGACCGGCCCGGAATCGCACCGCCCGGCCTACGACATCATCCTGCAGGCGATGTGCGGGCTGATGGACGCCACCGGTGCGCCCGACGGCGCGCCGACCATGCTCGGCGAGGCCGTGTCCGACGCCGTCAGCGGCCTGTTCGCCTCGTGGGGCGTGCTGGCCGCGCTGCTGGCGCGCGAGAAGACGGGGCGCGGCACGCATGTCGATGTGTCGATGTTCGATGCCACGCTCAGCCTCAGCGCCACGCTGGTCGCGCGCTACGCCGCCACCGGGCTGGCGCCGCGGCGCGTGGGCAACCGCCATCCGTCGTCGGCGCCGTTCGGTGCGTATCGCGCCGCGGATGGCTTCTACGTGGTGGCGGTGCTGAACAACAAGCTGTTCCAGGCGCTGGCCGACGCCATCGGCCAGCCCGCGATGGCGCACGACCCGCGCTTTGCCGATGACGAGACGCGGTGCCGCTTCGAGTCCGACCTGCGCGCCATGCTGGAGAGCTGGTCGGCGACGCGCACGGTGGCGGAGGTGAACGCCGTGCTCGGCGCCGCCGGCATCCCGGTCGCGCCGATCCGCAATGTCAAGGAAGCGCTGGAAAGCGAGCACGCGGCGCATCGCCGCCTGCTGACCGAGGTGCCCGGCACGGACGGCGGCACGGTGCGCCTGCCGTCGCAGCCGGTCAAGTTCTCTGCCTACGGCGCCAACCGCGTGACGCCCGCGCCGGCGCTGGGCCAGCACACCGGGGCCATCCTGGCCGCGCACGATTTCAGTAATTTCAATAAGGAGAAGCAACATGCATAA
- a CDS encoding response regulator — protein sequence MIRILLADDHTIIRDGLKKILSTVPDMQVVAEAADGNELLALLRAGLPDVLLLDMSMPGRSGIVLIQQLQASYPALPVLVLSMYRESQYAVQAIRAGAAGYLTKNVESDQLISAIRKVARGGTAVSAAIADKLIGQARQPLAALPHARLTARELQVFQMLAEGQGINEIALTLSLSGKTVSTHKANILAKLELSSTAGLVHYAIRHGLLAEAGEPGEASVIP from the coding sequence ATGATCCGCATCCTGCTGGCCGATGACCACACCATCATCCGCGACGGGCTGAAGAAGATCCTGTCCACCGTGCCGGACATGCAGGTGGTGGCCGAGGCCGCCGACGGCAACGAACTGCTCGCGCTGCTGCGCGCCGGCCTGCCGGACGTGCTGCTGCTGGATATGTCGATGCCGGGCCGCAGCGGCATCGTGCTGATCCAGCAGTTGCAGGCCAGCTATCCGGCGCTGCCCGTGCTGGTACTGAGCATGTACCGCGAGTCGCAGTACGCGGTGCAGGCGATCCGCGCCGGCGCTGCCGGGTATCTCACCAAGAATGTCGAATCGGACCAGCTGATCAGTGCGATCCGCAAGGTGGCGCGCGGCGGCACCGCGGTCTCGGCCGCGATCGCCGACAAGCTGATCGGGCAGGCGCGCCAGCCGCTGGCGGCCTTGCCGCATGCCCGGCTGACCGCGCGCGAACTGCAGGTGTTCCAGATGCTGGCCGAAGGGCAGGGCATCAACGAGATCGCGCTGACGCTGTCGCTCAGCGGCAAGACGGTCAGTACGCACAAGGCCAACATCCTGGCCAAGCTGGAGCTTTCGTCGACCGCCGGGCTGGTGCACTACGCCATCCGGCACGGTCTGCTGGCGGAAGCGGGCGAGCCCGGGGAGGCGAGCGTTATCCCATAG
- a CDS encoding universal stress protein, whose amino-acid sequence MAYDSILVHLDGNPQSSRRLHLAGRLASAAGCPLIGLLAGRVPDPGWSYRMDNAQRCLAEDQERRRLQREDMHCAFEAATRELGVVADWRAVDRDPVTLALREAREAGLIVSGQYDGDNVEGPVARQLLEALLLESGRPTLVVPCAGEFSTIGTRVLLAWNGSREAARALHDALPLLAGAQVRMLGAHTPAKELRADATPVSHAQRVLERQGASVEVEHGPGGADLTIGELILSRAADFGADLIVMGAYGHGRLRELVLGGVTRVLLQSMTVPVLFSH is encoded by the coding sequence ATGGCCTACGACAGCATCCTGGTCCACCTGGACGGCAATCCACAGTCCTCCCGCCGCCTGCACCTTGCCGGCCGCCTCGCCAGCGCCGCCGGCTGCCCGCTGATCGGCTTGCTGGCCGGGCGCGTGCCCGACCCCGGCTGGTCCTACCGCATGGACAATGCCCAGCGCTGTCTGGCCGAAGACCAGGAACGCCGCCGGCTGCAGCGCGAAGACATGCACTGCGCCTTCGAGGCCGCCACCCGCGAACTGGGGGTCGTGGCCGATTGGCGCGCGGTCGATCGCGACCCCGTCACGCTGGCGCTGCGCGAAGCGCGCGAGGCCGGGCTGATCGTGTCCGGCCAGTACGATGGCGACAACGTCGAAGGCCCGGTGGCCCGGCAGCTGCTGGAAGCGCTGCTGCTGGAATCCGGCCGGCCCACGCTGGTGGTCCCGTGCGCCGGCGAGTTCAGCACCATCGGCACGCGCGTGCTGCTGGCCTGGAACGGCAGCCGCGAGGCCGCGCGCGCCCTGCACGACGCGCTACCACTGCTGGCTGGCGCGCAAGTCCGCATGCTCGGCGCCCATACCCCCGCCAAGGAGCTGCGTGCCGATGCCACGCCGGTCAGCCACGCGCAGCGGGTGCTGGAGCGGCAGGGCGCCTCGGTCGAAGTCGAGCACGGCCCCGGCGGCGCTGACCTGACCATTGGCGAGCTGATCCTGTCGCGCGCCGCGGACTTTGGCGCCGACCTGATCGTGATGGGCGCCTACGGCCATGGCCGGCTGCGCGAACTGGTCCTCGGCGGCGTGACCCGCGTGCTGCTGCAGTCGATGACCGTGCCGGTGCTGTTCTCGCACTGA